A genomic segment from Syngnathus scovelli strain Florida chromosome 3, RoL_Ssco_1.2, whole genome shotgun sequence encodes:
- the stx2b gene encoding syntaxin-2 isoform X1 — MKDRLVELTASRTSTEENVAVAVDRDGFMEGFFRRVEEVRGLTDRIFDQVEDVKKMHSMILSAPHPDDKTKDRLNALTNDIKGNANVVRTKLKSMEQSMPKDDTTNRSSVDFRIQKTQHMMLCRKFVEVMTQYNETQVSFRERSKGRIQRQLEITGRVTTNEELEDMLESGIPSIFTSNIISDSKITRQAVDEIESRHQDIIQLESSIRELHAMFMDMAMLVETQGEMVNNIENNVSNAAEYICRAKEETKKAVRYQKKSRRKYIILAFVLLILLAVIALIVGLSVGLTKPPA, encoded by the exons ATGAAGGATCGACTGGTTGAGCTGACTGCT AGTAGAACATCGACAGAGGAAAATGTTGCAGTCGCAGTGGACCGAGATGGTTTCATGGAGGGCTTCTTCAGGAGG GTTGAAGAGGTTCGAGGGCTCACTGATCGGATATTCGACCAAGTGGAAGATGTGAAGAAGATGCACAGCATGATACTGTCTGCACCTCACCCAGATGACA AAACAAAGGATCGTCTTAATGCGCTGACCAATGACATCAAAGGGAATGCCAATGTGGTGCGAACAAAACTAAAAT CCATGGAGCAAAGCATGCCTAAAGATGACACGACTAATAGATCCTCTGTTGACTTCAGAATCCAGAAAACACAG CACATGATGCTGTGCAGGAAGTTTGTGGAGGTGATGACCCAGTACAATGAAACACAAGTTTCCTTTAGGGAGCGAAGCAAAGGACGGATCCAAAGACAATTGGAGATAA CTGGAAGAGTGACCACCAATGAAGAACTGGAAGACATGCTCGAGAGTGGAATTCCATCCATCTTCACATCTAAT ataatcTCGGACTCTAAAATCACACGTCAGGCCGTGGATGAGATAGAGTCACGGCATCAGGACATCATACAACTGGAGTCCAGCATTAGAGAGTTACATGCAATGTTCATGGACATGGCAATGCTTGTTGAAACTCAG GGTGAAATGGTGAATAACATTGAGAACAATGTTTCCAATGCTGCTGAATACATTTGTCGAGCCAAAGAAGAAACCAAAAAAGCAGTAAGATACCAGAAAAAATCCAGGCGG AAATATATAATCCTTGCCTTTGTTCTCCTGATCCTGCTTGCTGTCATTGCTTTGATTGTTGGCTTGTCTGTTGGACTAACTAAACCTCCTGCCTGA
- the stx2b gene encoding syntaxin-2 isoform X2, which yields MKDRLVELTASRTSTEENVAVAVDRDGFMEGFFRRVEEVRGLTDRIFDQVEDVKKMHSMILSAPHPDDKTKDRLNALTNDIKGNANVVRTKLKSMEQSMPKDDTTNRSSVDFRIQKTQHMMLCRKFVEVMTQYNETQVSFRERSKGRIQRQLEITGRVTTNEELEDMLESGIPSIFTSNIISDSKITRQAVDEIESRHQDIIQLESSIRELHAMFMDMAMLVETQGEMVNNIENNVSNAAEYICRAKEETKKAVRYQKKSRRKLLCLAVCGLAAVLILLIALVGAFV from the exons ATGAAGGATCGACTGGTTGAGCTGACTGCT AGTAGAACATCGACAGAGGAAAATGTTGCAGTCGCAGTGGACCGAGATGGTTTCATGGAGGGCTTCTTCAGGAGG GTTGAAGAGGTTCGAGGGCTCACTGATCGGATATTCGACCAAGTGGAAGATGTGAAGAAGATGCACAGCATGATACTGTCTGCACCTCACCCAGATGACA AAACAAAGGATCGTCTTAATGCGCTGACCAATGACATCAAAGGGAATGCCAATGTGGTGCGAACAAAACTAAAAT CCATGGAGCAAAGCATGCCTAAAGATGACACGACTAATAGATCCTCTGTTGACTTCAGAATCCAGAAAACACAG CACATGATGCTGTGCAGGAAGTTTGTGGAGGTGATGACCCAGTACAATGAAACACAAGTTTCCTTTAGGGAGCGAAGCAAAGGACGGATCCAAAGACAATTGGAGATAA CTGGAAGAGTGACCACCAATGAAGAACTGGAAGACATGCTCGAGAGTGGAATTCCATCCATCTTCACATCTAAT ataatcTCGGACTCTAAAATCACACGTCAGGCCGTGGATGAGATAGAGTCACGGCATCAGGACATCATACAACTGGAGTCCAGCATTAGAGAGTTACATGCAATGTTCATGGACATGGCAATGCTTGTTGAAACTCAG GGTGAAATGGTGAATAACATTGAGAACAATGTTTCCAATGCTGCTGAATACATTTGTCGAGCCAAAGAAGAAACCAAAAAAGCAGTAAGATACCAGAAAAAATCCAGGCGG AAGTTGCTCTGCCTTGCTGTGTGCGGACTTGCAGCTGTCCTCATTTTACTCATTGCACTAGTTGGTGCCTTTGTGTGA
- the stx2b gene encoding syntaxin-2 isoform X3, whose amino-acid sequence MKDRLVELTASRTSTEENVAVAVDRDGFMEGFFRRVEEVRGLTDRIFDQVEDVKKMHSMILSAPHPDDKTKDRLNALTNDIKGNANVVRTKLKSMEQSMPKDDTTNRSSVDFRIQKTQHMMLCRKFVEVMTQYNETQVSFRERSKGRIQRQLEITGRVTTNEELEDMLESGIPSIFTSNIISDSKITRQAVDEIESRHQDIIQLESSIRELHAMFMDMAMLVETQGEMVNNIENNVSNAAEYICRAKEETKKAVRYQKKSRRIRAVEHVA is encoded by the exons ATGAAGGATCGACTGGTTGAGCTGACTGCT AGTAGAACATCGACAGAGGAAAATGTTGCAGTCGCAGTGGACCGAGATGGTTTCATGGAGGGCTTCTTCAGGAGG GTTGAAGAGGTTCGAGGGCTCACTGATCGGATATTCGACCAAGTGGAAGATGTGAAGAAGATGCACAGCATGATACTGTCTGCACCTCACCCAGATGACA AAACAAAGGATCGTCTTAATGCGCTGACCAATGACATCAAAGGGAATGCCAATGTGGTGCGAACAAAACTAAAAT CCATGGAGCAAAGCATGCCTAAAGATGACACGACTAATAGATCCTCTGTTGACTTCAGAATCCAGAAAACACAG CACATGATGCTGTGCAGGAAGTTTGTGGAGGTGATGACCCAGTACAATGAAACACAAGTTTCCTTTAGGGAGCGAAGCAAAGGACGGATCCAAAGACAATTGGAGATAA CTGGAAGAGTGACCACCAATGAAGAACTGGAAGACATGCTCGAGAGTGGAATTCCATCCATCTTCACATCTAAT ataatcTCGGACTCTAAAATCACACGTCAGGCCGTGGATGAGATAGAGTCACGGCATCAGGACATCATACAACTGGAGTCCAGCATTAGAGAGTTACATGCAATGTTCATGGACATGGCAATGCTTGTTGAAACTCAG GGTGAAATGGTGAATAACATTGAGAACAATGTTTCCAATGCTGCTGAATACATTTGTCGAGCCAAAGAAGAAACCAAAAAAGCAGTAAGATACCAGAAAAAATCCAGGCGG ATTAGAGCTGTGGAACATGTAGCATaa